One stretch of Paenibacillus sp. AN1007 DNA includes these proteins:
- a CDS encoding DUF2164 domain-containing protein, translated as MNALKLTKEQQDEAIRTIQSYFEEERGEELGDLAAWGVLDLFMTQLAPYIYNQALSDARTTVNQRMASIEEDLFALERKLPRPPR; from the coding sequence GTGAACGCGCTAAAACTGACCAAAGAACAGCAGGATGAAGCCATTCGCACGATCCAGTCGTATTTTGAAGAGGAACGCGGCGAAGAATTGGGCGATCTGGCAGCATGGGGCGTCCTCGACCTGTTTATGACACAGCTTGCTCCCTACATATATAATCAGGCACTCAGTGACGCACGCACAACGGTAAACCAGCGCATGGCCTCCATAGAAGAAGATCTGTTTGCTCTGGAGCGCAAATTGCCCCGGCCTCCCCGCTAA
- a CDS encoding SDR family oxidoreductase has product MDMGLRGKKALVLASSRGLGKAVAAQLALEGADVMLASRSEDKLAAVKEELLALGGGGRVEYAATDVTRKEDIAALIQKTAEQFGQIDILVNNSGGPPSGTFESLTDEDWEHAFELNMLSYVRLIRGVLPYMKKNGGHIVNIASTSVKQPIPGLILSNTFRTGVFGLAKTLSQELAPYGILINTVAPGRIATDRIRELDTARAEQNGVSEDEIAEQFRKEIPLGRYGQPEEFAKAVVFLLSGANSYITGTSLIVDGGMVRAL; this is encoded by the coding sequence ATGGATATGGGACTTCGCGGTAAAAAAGCACTGGTGCTGGCCTCCAGCCGGGGCCTGGGCAAAGCGGTGGCAGCACAGCTGGCACTCGAGGGCGCCGATGTCATGCTGGCCAGCCGGAGCGAGGACAAGCTCGCCGCGGTAAAAGAAGAACTGCTCGCCCTTGGCGGCGGTGGACGTGTCGAATATGCCGCCACAGATGTAACCCGCAAAGAGGACATTGCAGCACTTATTCAGAAAACAGCTGAACAATTTGGACAGATCGACATTCTGGTCAACAATTCGGGCGGTCCGCCTTCCGGTACGTTTGAGTCTCTGACAGACGAAGACTGGGAGCATGCGTTTGAGCTGAATATGCTCAGCTATGTCAGACTGATTCGAGGTGTACTTCCGTATATGAAGAAAAATGGAGGTCATATCGTCAACATTGCTTCCACTTCGGTCAAGCAGCCGATCCCGGGTCTGATACTGTCGAATACGTTCCGTACCGGTGTGTTTGGCCTTGCCAAAACGCTCTCTCAGGAGCTTGCACCTTATGGCATTTTAATCAACACCGTTGCTCCTGGCCGCATCGCAACAGATCGGATTCGTGAGCTGGATACGGCGCGGGCTGAACAAAATGGGGTCAGTGAAGACGAGATTGCCGAGCAGTTCCGTAAGGAAATTCCGCTGGGGCGCTACGGTCAGCCGGAGGAATTTGCCAAAGCGGTAGTGTTCCTGTTATCCGGGGCTAATTCTTACATTACCGGAACTTCGCTGATTGTGGATGGCGGCATGGTGCGTGCTCTCTAA
- a CDS encoding glutamine--tRNA ligase/YqeY domain fusion protein, with protein MKGLILVDNRFTTPPNFIKNIITEDLRSGKVQEVITRFPPEPNGYLHIGHAKAIWINFTLGGEFGGKTNLRFDDTNPVKEDVEYVNSIQEDVKWLGYEWNEKRFASDYFDEMYSRAVLLIQKGKAYVDDQSADEIRQMRGTLTEPGKNSPYRDRSVEENLDLFTRMRAGEFKNGEKVLRAKIDMASPNINLRDPVIYRISHAHHHNTGDKWCIYPMYAFAHPLEDAIEGVTHSLCSLEFEDQRPFYDWVIAECEMESQPRQYEFGRLNLSQMVTSKRKLKLLVDEGHVDGWDDPRMPTISGLRRRGYTPEAIRDFVFETGISKSQGVIDLQTLEHFVREDLKLKAPRTMAVLHPLKVVITNYPEGQVEWLEAENNVENPEMGSRQIPFSREIYIEQDDFMENPPNKYFRLFPGNEVRLKHAYFIKCNDVIKDADGNVVEIHCTYDVETKSGSGFTGRKVKGTIHWVEATQAVPAEFRLYEPLISAEAPEAEAEVEAAIAGAEIEADVTGAGAETIEQPEKTFLDQLNPNSLEIVHGYVEQEMKEAQPQDKFQFFRHGYFSVDPKHSEPGRPVFNRVVSLKSSFQLPKA; from the coding sequence ATGAAAGGTTTGATACTCGTGGACAATCGATTCACAACCCCACCTAACTTTATTAAAAATATCATTACCGAAGACCTCCGGTCGGGCAAAGTCCAGGAAGTTATTACCCGTTTTCCTCCGGAACCGAACGGTTATCTGCATATTGGTCATGCGAAGGCGATCTGGATCAACTTTACGCTGGGCGGCGAGTTCGGCGGCAAAACCAATCTGCGCTTTGATGACACGAACCCGGTGAAGGAAGACGTGGAGTATGTAAACTCCATCCAGGAAGACGTGAAGTGGCTCGGATACGAGTGGAACGAGAAACGTTTTGCCTCGGATTATTTCGATGAGATGTACAGCCGTGCGGTCCTGCTGATTCAAAAAGGTAAAGCCTATGTCGACGACCAAAGTGCCGACGAAATTCGACAAATGCGCGGAACACTGACCGAGCCGGGCAAAAACAGCCCATACCGTGACCGTTCGGTGGAAGAGAATCTCGACCTGTTCACACGCATGCGCGCAGGCGAATTCAAGAACGGAGAAAAGGTGCTGCGGGCCAAGATTGATATGGCTTCGCCTAACATCAACCTGCGTGATCCGGTTATTTACCGTATCTCTCATGCACACCACCATAACACGGGCGACAAATGGTGCATCTACCCGATGTATGCATTTGCACACCCGCTTGAAGATGCGATTGAAGGTGTGACACACTCTCTGTGTTCCCTGGAGTTTGAAGATCAACGCCCGTTCTATGATTGGGTCATCGCCGAGTGCGAGATGGAGAGTCAGCCGCGTCAATACGAATTTGGCCGCCTGAACCTGTCCCAGATGGTAACGAGCAAACGTAAGCTGAAGCTGCTCGTGGATGAAGGCCATGTCGATGGCTGGGATGATCCACGGATGCCAACGATTTCAGGTCTGCGCCGCCGGGGGTACACACCGGAAGCGATTCGTGATTTTGTATTCGAAACAGGCATTTCCAAAAGCCAAGGCGTGATCGATCTGCAAACGCTGGAGCACTTTGTTCGTGAGGATCTGAAACTGAAAGCCCCGCGCACCATGGCTGTGCTGCACCCGCTCAAAGTGGTTATCACCAACTACCCTGAGGGACAAGTGGAGTGGCTGGAAGCGGAGAATAACGTGGAAAATCCGGAGATGGGCAGCCGCCAAATTCCGTTTTCCCGTGAGATTTATATCGAGCAAGACGACTTTATGGAAAATCCGCCGAACAAATACTTCCGTTTGTTCCCGGGCAACGAAGTTCGTTTGAAACATGCCTACTTCATTAAATGTAATGACGTAATCAAGGATGCAGACGGTAATGTCGTTGAGATCCACTGTACCTATGACGTAGAAACGAAGAGCGGCAGCGGCTTTACGGGACGTAAAGTGAAAGGCACGATTCACTGGGTGGAAGCGACTCAAGCGGTACCTGCGGAATTCCGTTTGTACGAGCCGCTGATTTCGGCAGAAGCACCCGAGGCGGAGGCCGAAGTAGAAGCAGCGATAGCAGGAGCTGAGATTGAAGCGGATGTAACGGGTGCTGGAGCAGAGACTATCGAGCAGCCGGAGAAAACGTTCCTGGATCAGCTGAACCCGAACTCTCTCGAGATCGTTCACGGCTACGTGGAGCAGGAGATGAAAGAAGCACAACCGCAGGACAAATTCCAATTTTTCCGTCACGGTTACTTCAGTGTTGATCCGAAGCACTCCGAGCCAGGCCGTCCGGTATTCAACCGGGTTGTATCGCTGAAAAGCTCGTTCCAACTGCCAAAGGCCTAA
- a CDS encoding GNAT family protein — protein MFTYSLDEYTELRPLLMEHTKPLFELTDRSRDQLRHWLPWVDQVTEIEHTSNFITSALKQAAENGGFTAGIWLKGELAGIIGFHEINWTSRSVSIGYWLGKGFEGQGLMTSACRVLVDYALVTLDLNRVEIRCATNNKRSRAIPERLGFVLEGVIRQAEKLPKGYVNHAVYGMLQHEWELLR, from the coding sequence ATGTTTACCTATTCACTCGATGAATATACGGAGCTTCGCCCGCTTTTGATGGAGCACACCAAACCGCTGTTTGAACTGACAGACCGTTCCAGGGATCAACTTAGACATTGGCTGCCTTGGGTCGACCAGGTAACCGAGATTGAACATACATCGAACTTTATTACAAGCGCGTTAAAACAAGCTGCGGAGAACGGCGGTTTCACGGCTGGCATCTGGTTAAAAGGAGAACTGGCCGGCATCATCGGTTTCCACGAGATTAACTGGACGAGCCGCTCCGTAAGCATCGGATACTGGCTTGGCAAAGGATTCGAAGGACAAGGCCTGATGACCAGCGCCTGCCGTGTCCTAGTGGATTACGCCCTCGTGACACTGGATCTGAACCGGGTCGAAATTCGCTGTGCCACAAACAACAAACGCAGCCGTGCCATTCCGGAACGACTTGGCTTCGTGCTTGAAGGCGTGATCCGCCAGGCAGAGAAACTGCCTAAAGGATATGTGAACCATGCGGTGTACGGCATGCTGCAGCATGAATGGGAACTTTTGCGATAA